The following proteins are co-located in the uncultured Tolumonas sp. genome:
- the kdpB gene encoding potassium-transporting ATPase subunit KdpB yields the protein MSRKQFSLFDPELLKPALWHAVIKLDPRAQWHNPVMMVLWCCCVLLTIVCGVQLASHSSSETAFSIGVAVWLWFTLLFANLAEALAEGRSKAQAASLRGLKKTVTAHKLATADHDAASQPVSADSLRKGDYVYVSAGEVIPCDGDVVEGVASVDESAITGESAPVIRESGGDFSAVTGGTRVLSDWLVICCTVNPGETFLDRMISMVENAKRRKTPNEIALSILLVALTLVFLLAVVTLMPFSQYSVNAIGHGEPISVTVLVALLVCLIPTTIGGLLSAIGVAGMSRMLAANVIATSGRAVEAAGDIDVLLLDKTGTITLGNRQAAAFLPAPGVSEQELASVAQLASLADETPEGRSIVVLAKQRFNLREHDIHALGATFVPFSAQTRMSGVNIHDRMIRKGSVDALRRHVASNQGHFPHEVEKLVEDVAKTGGTPLVVSEGARVLGVVALKDIVKGGIKERFAELRRMGIKTVMITGDNRLTAAAIAAEAGVDDFLAEATPEAKLALIRQYQAEGRLVAMTGDGTNDAPALAQADVAVAMNSGTQAAKEAGNMVDLDSNPTKLIEVVHIGKQMLMTRGSLTTFSLANDLAKYFAILPAAFIATYPQLGALNLMHLASPQSAILSAVIFNALIIIALIPLALRGVNYQPLSAKSLLRRNLFFYGLGGIVLPFIGIKIIDLFLTLMGWI from the coding sequence ATGTCTCGTAAACAATTTTCGCTATTTGATCCTGAATTACTGAAACCAGCCTTGTGGCATGCGGTAATAAAACTTGATCCACGGGCGCAGTGGCATAATCCGGTAATGATGGTGCTCTGGTGTTGCTGTGTATTACTCACGATTGTTTGTGGTGTGCAGTTAGCGAGTCATTCATCGTCAGAAACAGCCTTCTCTATTGGTGTTGCGGTATGGCTATGGTTCACCCTGCTTTTTGCTAATCTGGCTGAGGCCTTGGCTGAAGGCCGCAGTAAAGCACAGGCGGCAAGTCTGCGAGGGTTAAAGAAAACTGTAACTGCCCATAAACTGGCGACAGCAGATCATGATGCCGCAAGCCAGCCAGTTTCGGCTGATAGTTTGCGAAAAGGTGATTATGTCTATGTATCTGCTGGTGAAGTGATCCCTTGTGATGGTGATGTCGTCGAAGGGGTAGCCTCTGTCGATGAAAGTGCGATCACTGGTGAATCAGCTCCTGTGATCAGAGAATCAGGCGGCGATTTTTCTGCTGTAACTGGTGGCACGCGCGTTTTATCCGACTGGTTGGTGATCTGTTGTACGGTCAATCCCGGTGAAACCTTTCTCGATCGCATGATCTCAATGGTGGAAAATGCTAAACGCCGGAAAACGCCGAATGAAATTGCACTTTCAATCTTGTTGGTGGCTTTGACGTTGGTTTTTCTATTGGCTGTTGTCACCTTGATGCCGTTTTCACAATATAGCGTGAATGCCATTGGTCACGGTGAACCCATATCGGTAACCGTTTTGGTGGCTCTGCTCGTTTGTCTGATCCCAACAACAATCGGGGGTTTACTCTCTGCAATTGGTGTCGCGGGTATGAGCCGAATGTTGGCTGCGAATGTTATTGCCACATCTGGCCGTGCAGTTGAAGCTGCGGGTGATATTGATGTTTTGTTACTGGATAAAACCGGCACCATCACATTAGGGAATCGTCAGGCGGCTGCCTTTTTGCCGGCTCCCGGTGTTAGCGAACAAGAGTTAGCTAGTGTCGCACAACTAGCATCGTTGGCTGATGAAACGCCAGAAGGGCGTAGTATCGTCGTGTTGGCAAAACAGCGGTTTAACTTGCGCGAGCACGATATACACGCGTTAGGTGCTACGTTTGTTCCTTTCTCTGCTCAAACTCGAATGAGTGGTGTCAACATTCATGATCGGATGATCCGTAAAGGGTCGGTAGATGCATTGCGCCGTCATGTAGCGTCAAATCAAGGGCATTTTCCACATGAGGTAGAAAAACTGGTCGAGGATGTCGCGAAAACTGGAGGTACTCCTCTGGTTGTATCAGAAGGCGCTCGTGTTTTAGGTGTTGTAGCTCTGAAAGATATCGTGAAAGGCGGTATTAAAGAGCGTTTCGCTGAACTGCGTCGAATGGGTATCAAAACGGTGATGATCACGGGTGATAACCGATTGACCGCGGCTGCCATTGCCGCTGAAGCAGGGGTTGATGATTTTCTGGCTGAAGCAACGCCAGAGGCTAAATTGGCATTGATCCGCCAGTATCAGGCAGAGGGCCGATTGGTTGCTATGACGGGGGATGGCACCAATGATGCGCCTGCTCTGGCTCAGGCAGATGTTGCGGTTGCGATGAACAGCGGTACGCAGGCTGCCAAAGAAGCCGGGAATATGGTCGATCTCGATTCGAACCCGACAAAACTTATTGAGGTCGTTCATATCGGTAAGCAGATGCTGATGACGAGAGGTTCTTTGACTACGTTTAGTCTGGCCAACGATCTAGCGAAATACTTCGCCATTTTACCGGCAGCATTTATTGCAACTTATCCGCAATTAGGTGCACTGAATTTGATGCATTTGGCTTCCCCGCAATCAGCCATTTTATCTGCGGTCATCTTTAATGCTTTGATTATTATCGCTTTGATTCCGCTGGCACTGCGAGGGGTTAATTATCAACCTCTCTCAGCCAAGTCATTGTTGCGCCGTAATTTATTCTTTTACGGTCTGGGTGGAATTGTATTGCCGTTCATTGGAATAAAAATCATTGATCTGTTTCTGACGCTGATGGGTTGGATTTAA
- the kdpA gene encoding potassium-transporting ATPase subunit KdpA yields the protein MFSSGILLLTSYMVVLLLLAWPLGIALTRLVDDRLPLGLLRFESRMKILDNSPMNWQTYAAAILVFNILGAAVLFLMMLFQGVLPLNPMHLPAVEPLLAMNTAISFITNTNWQAYAGETTLSPLTQMMGLTVHNFLSAANGIAVAFVLMRAFARTGGKQLGNAWTDIWRITVYLLLPISIVYALFLSQQGVVQTFMAQISVPGLNGIEQHIPLGPVASQEAIKMLGTNGGGYFNANSAHPFENPTALTNFVQMISILLIPAALCICFGRIAGDNRVGSALLWTMGIMLVGAALVIMWAESQGHPLLAHLPIDQQMSALQSGGNMEGKETRFGIWASSLFATITTAASCGAVNAMHDSFTPLGGLIPMVLMQLGEVVFGGVGSGWYGMMLFVFLTVFLAGLMIGRTPEYLGKKIEIYEMKMVTIAILIPPALVLLGTALAVMLPQGLVSLHESGPHGFSEILYAFSSAANNNGSAFAGLNGNTPFMNITLAVLMFVGRFGVMVPVLAIAGALIEKRHQPSGAGSLACHGPLFVGMLIGVVLLIGALTFIPALALGPVVEHLTLWQIH from the coding sequence ATGTTCAGTTCAGGTATTCTGCTACTTACCAGTTACATGGTGGTGTTATTGCTTTTAGCGTGGCCTCTTGGTATCGCGTTAACGCGTTTGGTGGATGATCGTTTACCGCTAGGGCTACTTCGTTTTGAATCACGAATGAAAATTTTAGATAACAGCCCTATGAATTGGCAGACATATGCGGCTGCTATTTTGGTCTTCAATATACTCGGTGCTGCAGTTCTGTTTTTGATGATGCTATTCCAAGGGGTTTTACCCTTGAACCCTATGCATCTTCCGGCGGTTGAACCGTTACTTGCTATGAATACGGCAATTAGTTTTATTACCAACACCAACTGGCAAGCTTATGCCGGTGAAACAACGTTATCTCCGTTAACCCAGATGATGGGTTTGACTGTGCACAACTTTCTTTCTGCCGCAAATGGGATTGCTGTCGCGTTTGTGTTGATGCGGGCATTCGCCAGAACGGGAGGAAAACAGTTAGGTAATGCGTGGACTGATATCTGGCGCATTACGGTTTATCTGCTGTTACCTATCAGCATTGTTTATGCTTTGTTTTTATCTCAGCAAGGTGTGGTGCAAACATTTATGGCACAAATCAGCGTGCCAGGTCTGAATGGAATTGAACAACATATCCCGTTGGGGCCAGTTGCTTCTCAGGAAGCAATAAAAATGCTGGGTACCAATGGAGGCGGTTATTTTAATGCCAATTCTGCACATCCTTTTGAAAACCCAACTGCATTAACCAATTTCGTACAGATGATTTCGATCCTATTGATTCCGGCTGCATTATGTATCTGCTTTGGTCGTATCGCTGGCGATAACCGGGTTGGTTCCGCATTGTTATGGACCATGGGGATCATGCTGGTTGGCGCTGCTTTGGTGATCATGTGGGCTGAAAGTCAGGGACATCCTTTGTTGGCGCATTTACCGATTGATCAGCAAATGTCGGCTTTACAAAGTGGTGGCAACATGGAAGGTAAGGAAACCCGGTTTGGGATATGGGCTTCCTCGCTGTTTGCTACGATCACGACGGCTGCATCATGTGGCGCCGTCAATGCGATGCATGATTCATTTACGCCACTGGGCGGTCTGATTCCAATGGTACTGATGCAATTGGGTGAAGTGGTCTTTGGTGGTGTCGGTAGCGGCTGGTACGGCATGATGTTGTTCGTTTTCCTGACCGTATTTCTGGCAGGTTTAATGATCGGCCGGACGCCGGAATATCTGGGGAAAAAGATCGAAATTTATGAGATGAAGATGGTCACCATCGCGATCCTCATTCCCCCTGCATTGGTTCTTTTAGGAACTGCTCTTGCAGTAATGTTGCCACAGGGGTTAGTTAGCCTGCATGAATCTGGGCCGCATGGTTTTTCAGAAATCTTGTATGCCTTTTCTTCTGCCGCTAATAACAATGGCAGCGCCTTCGCTGGGCTTAATGGTAATACGCCATTTATGAATATCACGCTGGCAGTGCTGATGTTTGTGGGGCGCTTCGGTGTCATGGTTCCCGTATTAGCGATAGCGGGTGCATTAATTGAAAAACGTCATCAACCCTCAGGCGCAGGAAGTCTCGCCTGTCATGGCCCTTTGTTCGTGGGCATGTTGATTGGTGTGGTGTTACTGATAGGTGCTCTGACATTTATTCCTGCTCTGGCATTAGGTCCAGTCGTAGAGCATCTGACACTGTGGCAGATCCATTAA
- a CDS encoding LysR family transcriptional regulator — translation MDKFTAIKVFLETVARGSVSAASEHLDMSRAMASRYVAYMEEWAGARLLHRTTRKLTLTTAGTQMLPLCREMLKLAENMEATVAEREGEPRGQLRITTSAVFAHPHMTDAVMAYLARYLATSVDLQVVDRTVNLIEERIDLAIRITNNLDPNLIARKIGMCRSVICASPDYLHKRGVPLSPQDLTQHNCLTYAYFGQSLWQFEHAGHPISVPVQGNFSANEALVLQQAAVTGCGVTMLPTFAASELIKQGKLVSLLPDYKMADMGIYAVYASRKQMSQAMRTMIDFLVTRFGENPYWD, via the coding sequence ATGGATAAGTTCACTGCCATTAAGGTATTTCTTGAAACGGTAGCGCGCGGCAGTGTGTCTGCGGCATCAGAACATCTGGATATGTCGCGGGCGATGGCGTCGCGTTATGTGGCGTATATGGAGGAGTGGGCCGGCGCGCGGTTATTGCACCGAACTACGCGCAAACTCACCCTCACTACGGCGGGTACGCAGATGCTGCCACTTTGTCGTGAAATGCTGAAACTGGCTGAAAATATGGAAGCCACAGTTGCTGAGCGGGAAGGGGAACCTCGTGGGCAGTTGCGCATTACTACCAGTGCGGTGTTTGCGCATCCCCACATGACGGACGCTGTGATGGCTTATCTGGCGCGATATCTGGCGACGAGCGTAGATTTGCAGGTGGTCGATCGCACCGTGAACCTCATTGAGGAACGTATCGATCTCGCTATTCGGATCACCAACAATCTTGACCCCAATCTTATTGCCCGCAAGATTGGTATGTGTCGTTCTGTTATCTGCGCCTCACCGGATTATTTACATAAACGGGGTGTGCCGCTTTCCCCTCAAGATCTCACGCAACACAACTGTTTAACCTATGCCTATTTTGGCCAGAGTTTGTGGCAGTTTGAGCATGCCGGGCATCCTATCTCTGTTCCGGTTCAAGGAAATTTTAGTGCGAATGAAGCACTGGTTTTGCAACAGGCAGCGGTAACCGGATGCGGAGTAACAATGTTGCCGACCTTCGCCGCCAGTGAGTTGATCAAACAGGGTAAATTGGTGTCGTTGTTGCCTGATTATAAGATGGCCGATATGGGGATCTATGCGGTTTATGCGTCGAGAAAACAGATGTCACAAGCCATGCGAACCATGATTGATTTTCTGGTAACACGCTTTGGCGAAAACCCGTATTGGGATTAA
- a CDS encoding DsbA family protein, with amino-acid sequence MNALKLYYFFDPLCGWCYASAPALTGLAEAFPDTLTLMPSGLFAEENSRDISPEWAAYAWRNDQRIEQITGQQFSTAYYNHVLHGDHLRFDSGPATRAMTLIRTIAPALEHAFLNAAQQARYIQGLDTANPQVLGLVAETIAAKKGIEIAAGQFSAQIVNDQQLAKTTKERITLTQQLMQRLNISGVPLLLVSINGQEFILHGADLYSGPNKLINSIQQIVSSQK; translated from the coding sequence ATGAACGCATTAAAACTTTATTACTTCTTCGACCCGCTATGTGGCTGGTGCTACGCAAGTGCACCGGCACTAACCGGGTTAGCAGAAGCATTCCCAGACACATTAACGTTAATGCCTTCCGGTCTATTTGCGGAAGAAAATTCACGCGACATCTCGCCGGAATGGGCGGCGTATGCCTGGCGTAATGACCAGCGCATTGAACAGATAACCGGTCAGCAATTCAGTACGGCTTATTACAACCACGTATTGCACGGTGACCATTTGCGTTTTGATTCCGGCCCGGCAACACGCGCAATGACGCTGATCAGAACGATTGCTCCGGCTTTGGAACATGCGTTTTTGAATGCAGCGCAACAGGCGCGTTATATCCAAGGGTTAGATACCGCAAATCCGCAGGTGTTAGGTCTAGTTGCAGAAACGATTGCCGCAAAAAAAGGTATTGAGATCGCAGCCGGTCAATTTTCTGCGCAAATTGTAAATGATCAGCAACTAGCAAAAACGACCAAAGAAAGAATAACGCTGACGCAGCAACTGATGCAGCGCCTGAATATCTCAGGTGTTCCGTTATTGCTGGTCAGCATCAATGGACAAGAGTTCATTTTACACGGCGCAGATCTTTATAGCGGCCCAAACAAATTGATTAACTCGATTCAACAGATCGTTAGTTCCCAAAAATAG
- a CDS encoding SDR family oxidoreductase, whose translation MTNKILVLGATGNIGKPLTEALVAKGETVKAASRTGKAVAGAESVVFDFTNLSTIDNAFEGVDRVYVMVPTGHIDVVSLVTPVLDAAIKKGVKIVLQSVLGVDADDSIPYRQLELKVERSGVPFVILRPNWFSDNFHTFWLAGIKQGVIAVPAAQGKSSFIDVRDIAESAAAALTSAAFDGNAFNLTGPEALSYADAAEKLSKASGHAIQYQAIDDDTFVGILTDVGVPKDYASFLASIFYPVREGWTALTTDAVETLTGHAPRSVSTYIDDHIELFK comes from the coding sequence ATGACAAACAAAATTCTGGTTCTGGGCGCAACAGGCAACATTGGCAAACCACTGACTGAAGCATTAGTAGCAAAAGGTGAAACAGTAAAAGCCGCTTCCCGTACTGGTAAAGCCGTGGCTGGTGCCGAAAGCGTAGTGTTTGACTTCACTAATCTGTCGACCATTGATAATGCATTTGAAGGGGTAGACCGTGTTTATGTCATGGTGCCAACCGGTCATATCGATGTAGTTTCTTTAGTAACTCCAGTCTTAGATGCCGCCATTAAAAAAGGCGTAAAAATTGTACTGCAATCGGTGCTGGGGGTTGATGCAGATGACAGCATTCCTTACCGTCAGCTGGAATTAAAAGTTGAACGTTCAGGTGTGCCGTTTGTGATCCTGCGCCCGAACTGGTTCTCTGACAATTTCCATACTTTCTGGCTGGCCGGGATCAAACAAGGCGTTATCGCCGTGCCCGCTGCACAAGGTAAATCCAGTTTCATTGATGTACGTGATATTGCAGAGTCTGCTGCAGCGGCATTAACCAGTGCCGCATTTGATGGCAATGCCTTCAACCTGACTGGCCCGGAAGCCTTGAGTTATGCCGATGCGGCAGAAAAATTATCGAAAGCATCAGGCCACGCTATTCAATATCAGGCGATTGATGACGATACATTCGTTGGTATTTTGACCGATGTCGGTGTTCCAAAAGATTACGCCAGTTTCTTAGCATCGATCTTCTATCCGGTGCGTGAAGGTTGGACGGCATTAACCACCGATGCAGTTGAAACGTTGACCGGACATGCCCCGCGTTCAGTATCAACGTATATTGATGATCATATCGAATTGTTTAAATAA
- a CDS encoding HD-GYP domain-containing protein — MNEIKVSVKNLQIGNYIRLPLTWHKHPFLLSNFMIKNEEQIQIIQQLELDYVFLVVEKSETLLKQKEPEQIIQLSEESSHDDINDLHGKMHSEKLSRIEQLQKYKRSQKRAEEAFKHSFAQMRGLINKLQTRPLSAIREAQELVDYISEQLKQADQITLHLMDDSTREEGLYYHSLNVATLSMLMAKQCDKSQDEIKLIGMAAIFHDIGKIKLPTQILRKTEPLTKPEENLYQMHPIYGLKLLDLMNKFPSRAKEIILKHHERLDGSGYPKGVAGDQIDDLTQLLSVIDEYDYICNPLLRAKQPVPPYTALSFLFKHRSQKLNKRYIQLLIKQLGIYPPGCVVELSNGHVGLIMSVNSERLLYPKLMIYDPHVPRDKAAIIDLEHVSLSIKRALQPSRLPKEIFNYLSPRTCTSYFFDAVGGE; from the coding sequence TTGAACGAAATAAAAGTGTCAGTAAAAAATCTGCAAATAGGTAATTACATACGATTGCCATTAACTTGGCATAAACATCCATTCTTATTGTCAAACTTCATGATAAAAAATGAAGAACAAATTCAAATAATTCAGCAGTTAGAATTAGACTATGTTTTTCTTGTTGTCGAAAAATCAGAAACGCTACTGAAGCAAAAAGAGCCAGAGCAAATAATACAACTTAGTGAAGAGAGTAGTCATGATGATATAAATGATCTTCATGGCAAGATGCATTCTGAAAAACTCAGTCGTATTGAGCAATTACAAAAATATAAGCGCAGTCAAAAAAGAGCGGAAGAAGCATTTAAACACTCTTTCGCTCAAATGCGAGGTCTTATTAATAAGCTGCAAACCAGACCATTGAGTGCAATTCGTGAAGCTCAGGAGCTTGTTGATTACATTTCAGAGCAATTAAAGCAAGCCGATCAAATAACATTACACTTGATGGATGATTCGACCAGAGAAGAAGGACTTTATTATCATTCTCTGAATGTTGCCACATTATCTATGTTGATGGCTAAACAGTGCGATAAGAGTCAAGATGAAATCAAACTGATTGGTATGGCCGCCATTTTCCATGATATCGGAAAAATTAAGCTGCCCACACAGATCTTGCGTAAGACCGAGCCCTTGACTAAACCGGAAGAAAATCTGTATCAAATGCACCCTATTTATGGGTTGAAATTATTAGATCTCATGAATAAATTTCCCTCTAGGGCTAAAGAGATAATTTTAAAACATCATGAACGGCTTGATGGTTCTGGTTATCCGAAGGGTGTTGCAGGAGATCAAATAGACGACCTCACACAATTATTATCTGTCATTGATGAATATGATTATATTTGTAATCCTCTTTTGAGAGCCAAACAACCTGTTCCACCTTATACTGCATTGTCTTTTTTATTCAAACACCGCAGCCAAAAACTAAATAAACGTTATATTCAATTATTAATTAAACAATTAGGTATTTATCCGCCTGGATGTGTTGTTGAGTTATCTAATGGTCATGTTGGTCTCATCATGTCAGTTAATAGCGAGCGGTTGTTGTATCCAAAATTAATGATCTATGACCCGCATGTACCTCGTGATAAAGCTGCCATCATTGATTTAGAACATGTTTCTTTGAGTATAAAACGGGCGTTGCAACCATCACGTTTGCCAAAAGAGATATTTAATTATTTGAGCCCACGCACGTGCACCAGTTATTTTTTTGATGCAGTAGGTGGTGAATAA
- a CDS encoding glutathione peroxidase, with the protein MVQNINELPLTQIDGSSARLSDFAGSVLLIVNVASKCGLTPQYTALQAIYYKYKSQGFEILAFPSNEFAAQEPGTDAEISDFCSLNYGVTFPLFSKICVNGESRHPLYQWLIAEQPQALAKVDGTLRSRLADRQLLPANETDIMWNFEKFLIGRDGHVIGRYAPDITPDSPELVAAIELALQ; encoded by the coding sequence ATGGTTCAGAATATTAACGAATTACCCTTAACTCAGATTGATGGTTCATCGGCTCGCCTATCTGATTTTGCCGGATCCGTATTACTGATCGTGAATGTGGCATCAAAATGTGGTCTGACACCGCAATACACTGCACTTCAAGCTATTTACTACAAATATAAATCACAAGGGTTTGAAATATTAGCGTTTCCTTCAAATGAATTTGCTGCACAAGAACCGGGAACAGATGCCGAAATCAGTGATTTTTGCAGCCTGAATTATGGAGTTACTTTTCCATTATTCAGTAAAATTTGTGTAAATGGGGAATCACGGCATCCATTGTATCAATGGTTGATTGCTGAACAGCCACAAGCGTTAGCAAAAGTTGATGGAACTCTGCGTTCTCGATTGGCTGATCGTCAATTATTGCCAGCTAATGAAACTGATATCATGTGGAATTTTGAGAAATTCTTGATTGGACGTGATGGTCATGTAATTGGCCGTTATGCCCCAGATATCACACCAGACAGCCCGGAATTGGTTGCTGCGATTGAATTGGCATTGCAATAA
- a CDS encoding NYN domain-containing protein codes for MDSVVVLVDVQNIYYTTKQAHNCNFDYNEFWRQVTANRRVVKAIAYAIDRGDEKQRQFQNILRAIGFEVKLKPFIQRADGTAKGDWDVGITLDAMEYAKVSDIVVLASGDGDFDLLVNKIHRDFDALVEVYGVTKFTSLALVNAAAKFIPIEGDLLLK; via the coding sequence ATGGATAGCGTCGTTGTACTGGTTGATGTGCAAAATATCTACTACACCACCAAACAAGCTCACAATTGTAATTTTGACTATAACGAATTTTGGCGACAGGTAACCGCCAATCGGCGCGTTGTAAAAGCGATTGCCTATGCAATCGATCGCGGTGATGAAAAACAGCGGCAATTTCAAAATATCCTTCGCGCCATCGGTTTTGAGGTAAAACTGAAACCCTTTATTCAACGAGCAGATGGCACCGCCAAAGGCGATTGGGATGTCGGCATTACACTCGATGCCATGGAATACGCAAAAGTGTCGGATATCGTGGTGCTGGCATCTGGTGACGGCGATTTTGATTTGTTAGTAAATAAAATTCACCGTGATTTCGATGCATTAGTGGAAGTATATGGTGTAACTAAATTTACCTCATTAGCATTAGTAAATGCGGCGGCAAAATTTATTCCTATTGAAGGTGATTTGTTATTAAAGTAA
- a CDS encoding DUF1272 domain-containing protein has translation MLELRPNCECCDKDLPPESTEALICSFECTFCVTCADNILAGVCPNCGGELVRRPRRPANKLVNNPASITRIFKPQVSA, from the coding sequence ATGCTTGAATTAAGACCTAATTGTGAATGCTGCGATAAAGACTTACCACCAGAGTCAACAGAGGCTCTGATTTGCTCATTTGAATGCACATTTTGTGTCACTTGTGCAGATAACATACTTGCTGGTGTTTGCCCAAATTGTGGTGGTGAACTGGTTCGTCGCCCTCGCCGTCCGGCGAATAAACTGGTTAACAATCCTGCATCGATAACACGTATCTTTAAACCACAGGTTTCAGCATGA
- a CDS encoding DNA alkylation repair protein, translating into MTSYEDDSATALKHMFNADRFAHIVKAACSINSAFDGARFLQLATTSLDERSIMQRLRQTAVSLETCLPGHFTQQLGTLYALAPKINHGFVSMILPEFVALYGQDHFTESMDALKYFTQFGSSEFAVRHFLLKDMGRTLTTMQQWAEDENDHVRRLASEGCRPRLPWSFQIKALIEDPTPVAPILQALKSDPALYVRKSVANHLNDITKDHPEWVISLFSTWPEDNPHSQWIIRHALRSLIKQGDQKALTLIGVAGKPDIDIIRFDVSPNQIALGDVITLQVDIQSRSDNTQKLVIDYAIHYVKQNGKTSRKVFKLRTTELAALGRLDLSSRQTIKDFTTRKHYAGKHIVELIINGEMVAQQAFSLITN; encoded by the coding sequence ATGACCAGCTATGAAGACGATTCAGCGACCGCGCTTAAACACATGTTTAATGCGGACCGTTTTGCCCATATAGTAAAAGCGGCTTGTTCGATTAACTCAGCGTTTGATGGTGCGCGTTTTTTACAACTTGCCACAACATCACTGGATGAACGCTCAATTATGCAGCGTTTGCGGCAGACAGCAGTGAGTTTAGAAACATGTCTTCCAGGCCATTTTACGCAGCAACTTGGAACGTTGTACGCTTTGGCGCCGAAAATAAATCATGGTTTTGTTTCGATGATCCTGCCTGAATTTGTTGCCCTTTACGGACAAGATCACTTTACTGAATCAATGGATGCCCTGAAATATTTTACGCAATTTGGTTCGTCCGAATTTGCCGTACGCCATTTTTTACTAAAAGACATGGGCCGTACACTAACGACCATGCAGCAATGGGCAGAAGATGAAAATGATCATGTCCGACGTCTGGCCAGTGAAGGATGCCGCCCGCGATTACCCTGGTCATTTCAGATAAAAGCACTGATAGAAGATCCAACGCCAGTTGCACCTATCTTACAAGCGCTCAAAAGTGACCCGGCATTATATGTCCGAAAATCGGTAGCCAATCATCTGAATGACATTACCAAAGACCATCCGGAATGGGTTATCTCGTTATTTTCAACATGGCCGGAAGATAATCCGCATAGCCAGTGGATCATTCGCCATGCATTACGTTCGTTAATAAAACAAGGCGATCAAAAAGCATTAACTCTGATTGGTGTGGCAGGTAAACCTGATATCGACATTATTCGTTTTGATGTTTCACCCAATCAGATTGCATTAGGCGATGTCATTACTCTGCAAGTTGATATCCAATCACGATCAGATAACACGCAGAAATTAGTCATTGATTACGCCATTCACTATGTAAAACAGAACGGTAAAACATCCAGAAAAGTGTTTAAACTCCGTACAACAGAACTAGCAGCATTGGGAAGACTGGACCTCTCTAGCCGTCAAACCATCAAAGATTTTACAACACGAAAACATTACGCCGGAAAGCATATCGTAGAACTGATCATTAATGGCGAAATGGTTGCTCAACAAGCGTTTTCTTTAATTACTAACTGA